In Vagococcus hydrophili, one DNA window encodes the following:
- a CDS encoding DMT family transporter has translation MNQQIKAQVAILLQICIIGFSFLFVKQGLGYTDTFTQLSHRFIIGTLGIWIIRDIVPHKKVFTKAAIKDLLPLGLFYPVLFFSFQTLSLTYISTLEAGIITSIIPLLIVVFAYFLLKERPSKAQKKALVMAFVGITYINLKSQSQSASFSGWGTFLMFLSALSSAFYTITAKKVSQKYQTIDMTTFMLTFGMLIFTVISILQHVSGTVTNNYFEALLQPNYLVAILYLGLLSSLGSSFLSNYAIHHLEASTVGIFSNLSPVITILAGVMILGESVESYQLVGITMILIPIIGMNLIKLNK, from the coding sequence ATGAATCAACAAATAAAAGCGCAAGTCGCTATTTTATTACAAATTTGTATTATTGGTTTTTCATTTCTATTTGTTAAACAAGGTCTGGGGTATACGGATACATTTACTCAGTTATCTCATCGTTTTATTATAGGCACACTAGGTATTTGGATTATTCGAGACATTGTTCCGCATAAAAAGGTATTTACGAAAGCAGCGATCAAAGATTTATTGCCATTGGGACTATTTTATCCAGTCTTATTTTTTTCATTTCAAACATTATCGTTAACCTATATTTCAACATTAGAAGCAGGGATTATTACGTCAATTATTCCTCTATTAATTGTTGTATTTGCTTATTTTTTACTTAAAGAACGTCCTAGTAAGGCGCAAAAAAAAGCGCTTGTTATGGCTTTTGTAGGGATCACTTATATCAATCTAAAAAGCCAATCGCAATCTGCGTCATTTAGTGGTTGGGGAACTTTTTTAATGTTTTTATCAGCTTTATCTTCGGCCTTTTATACGATAACAGCTAAAAAAGTATCTCAAAAATATCAAACGATTGATATGACAACCTTTATGTTGACCTTTGGGATGCTGATATTTACTGTGATTTCAATACTTCAACATGTGTCAGGTACAGTGACCAATAATTATTTTGAAGCCTTACTGCAACCAAATTATTTAGTGGCAATTCTTTATTTAGGGCTGCTATCATCTCTAGGTAGTTCTTTTTTATCTAATTATGCTATTCATCATTTGGAAGCTTCAACAGTTGGAATTTTTTCAAATTTATCGCCTGTTATCACAATTCTAGCAGGAGTTATGATTTTAGGAGAGTCTGTGGAGAGTTATCAGTTAGTGGGAATTACTATGATTCTTATCCCGATTATTGGGATGAATCTAATAAAATTAAATAAGTAA
- the atpB gene encoding F0F1 ATP synthase subunit A, with protein MEEKSWIIEIAGIPFDATVCLMTILTCVIVFSIVYFCSRNLQMKPKGKQNVLEFIVDFVKGIVSDNIAKKDVNDYHLLGFTFFMFVLVSNLLGLVTKVVVFPSETSYWKSPTADPLVTLTLALIAIILTHYYGLKKQGPKNYFVNSFMKPTAILLPIKIIEEFTNVLTLGLRLYGNIFAGEILLTLIANLGASSPVKFILAVPLEVIWQTFSLFIGAVQAFIFVTLMMVYLSHKVEAHEE; from the coding sequence GTGGAAGAAAAGTCCTGGATAATTGAGATTGCGGGAATCCCGTTCGATGCGACGGTTTGCTTAATGACAATTTTAACGTGCGTTATTGTTTTTAGCATTGTGTATTTTTGCAGTCGAAATTTACAGATGAAGCCAAAAGGAAAGCAAAATGTTCTTGAATTTATAGTGGACTTTGTCAAAGGTATTGTATCAGACAACATTGCTAAGAAAGATGTTAACGATTACCATTTACTTGGGTTTACATTTTTCATGTTTGTTTTGGTATCCAACCTATTAGGTTTAGTCACTAAGGTCGTTGTTTTTCCAAGTGAAACATCATATTGGAAGAGTCCAACAGCTGACCCACTAGTTACATTAACACTAGCTTTAATAGCAATTATTTTAACCCATTATTATGGATTGAAGAAGCAAGGTCCTAAAAACTATTTTGTTAATAGTTTTATGAAACCAACGGCAATTTTATTACCAATTAAAATTATCGAAGAATTTACAAACGTTTTAACGTTAGGTCTTCGTTTATATGGAAATATCTTTGCTGGGGAAATATTGCTGACGTTAATTGCAAACTTAGGTGCCAGTAGCCCAGTTAAATTTATTTTAGCTGTACCACTTGAGGTGATTTGGCAAACATTCTCATTATTCATTGGAGCAGTACAAGCCTTTATATTTGTTACTTTAATGATGGTTTATCTATCACATAAAGTAGAAGCACACGAAGAATAA
- a CDS encoding FAD-dependent oxidoreductase produces MSNKYLEEMESSYSMLTIMEEAERCLLCLDAPCSKSCPAGTDPATFIRSVRFRNFKGAAETIRENNALGAVCALVCPTEKYCEMGCSRSEIDRPINIGGIQKFVTDFEQQTEMEILTKGEPNGKHIAIVGSGPSGLQTAASLLQLGYEVTIFEKSQKAGGYLRYGIPEYRLPDAIVNYEILRIVNLGANIEYETTIGKDITLDELKNKYDSVVLAIGLSQGKTLEMFAKNPAVETAVSFLARARDNKGDIELPKNALVIGGGDVAMDVITSLKLLGVPHVTDVVYEEFCEFKASKKELEGAQNRGVTIIDGYYPVSVDENQVTFKHRHLNNELTIEAEKIILAVGQEVGSEKLELELENNQMRDSGYQTKDKKIFVTGDIVHGDMTVVWAVKKGKEVAAEIHEFLGGSHK; encoded by the coding sequence ATGAGTAATAAATATTTGGAAGAAATGGAATCATCTTATTCAATGTTAACCATTATGGAAGAAGCAGAAAGATGTTTGCTTTGTTTGGATGCACCATGCTCAAAGAGTTGTCCAGCTGGCACAGACCCAGCGACATTTATCAGAAGTGTTAGATTTAGAAATTTTAAAGGAGCAGCTGAAACGATTCGAGAAAACAATGCTTTAGGCGCTGTTTGTGCTTTAGTTTGTCCAACGGAAAAATATTGTGAGATGGGTTGTTCTAGATCAGAAATTGACCGCCCTATTAATATCGGTGGCATTCAAAAATTTGTCACAGATTTTGAGCAACAAACGGAAATGGAGATTTTAACAAAAGGCGAGCCTAATGGAAAGCATATCGCTATCGTTGGAAGTGGTCCTTCTGGATTACAAACAGCAGCTTCGTTATTACAATTAGGCTATGAAGTAACTATCTTTGAAAAAAGTCAAAAAGCAGGTGGTTATCTACGATATGGTATCCCTGAGTATCGTTTGCCTGATGCGATTGTCAATTATGAAATATTAAGAATTGTTAACTTAGGTGCTAATATTGAGTATGAAACAACGATTGGAAAGGATATCACTTTAGACGAATTGAAAAATAAATATGATAGTGTGGTACTTGCGATTGGATTAAGCCAAGGAAAAACTTTAGAGATGTTTGCTAAAAATCCGGCTGTAGAAACAGCAGTATCATTTTTAGCTCGAGCACGAGACAATAAAGGCGACATTGAATTACCAAAAAATGCACTTGTTATTGGTGGGGGAGATGTGGCGATGGATGTCATCACATCTTTAAAATTACTAGGAGTGCCTCATGTGACAGATGTGGTATATGAAGAATTTTGTGAATTTAAAGCATCTAAAAAAGAGCTTGAAGGGGCTCAAAATAGAGGTGTAACAATTATTGATGGCTACTATCCTGTTTCTGTTGATGAAAATCAAGTTACTTTCAAACATCGTCACTTAAACAATGAATTAACCATCGAAGCAGAAAAAATTATTTTAGCAGTGGGACAAGAAGTCGGTTCTGAAAAACTAGAGTTAGAACTAGAAAACAACCAAATGCGTGATTCTGGTTACCAAACAAAAGATAAAAAAATATTTGTTACAGGGGACATTGTTCACGGTGACATGACCGTTGTTTGGGCAGTTAAAAAAGGGAAAGAAGTCGCTGCTGAAATACATGAATTTTTAGGAGGTAGTCACAAATGA
- the atpA gene encoding F0F1 ATP synthase subunit alpha, producing the protein MSIKAEEISSHIKQQLAKYEESLTVDEVGTVSYVGDGIARAYGLENAMSGELLEFDNGVFGMAQNLETESVGIIILGKYQEIREGDKVKRTGRIMEVPVGEALIGRVVNPLGQPIDGLGEIKTRKTRPIEAQAPGVMARKSVDEPLQTGIKAIDALVPVGRGQRELIIGDRKTGKTSVAIDAIINQKDEDMICIYVAIGQKESTVRNQVETLKKYGAMDYTIVISASASQPSPLLYLAPYTGAAMGEEFMYNGKHVLVVYDDLSKQAAAYREISLLLRRPPGREAFPGDVFYLHSRLLERAAKLNDSLGGGSMTALPFVETQAGDISAYIPTNVISITDGQIFLESDLFYSGVRPAINPGLSVSRVGGSAQIKAMKSVAGTLRTDLASFRELEAFTQFGSDLDAATQAKLNRGKRTVEVLKQNVHEPIGVEKQVLILYALTHGFLDTVPVDDILRFEKELFEYVGNNYPAIFDTIKTTKNLPNEEDIKKAIDEFKDMFSSTQFSVADELTQS; encoded by the coding sequence ATGAGTATTAAAGCGGAAGAAATAAGTTCGCATATAAAACAACAACTTGCTAAATACGAAGAATCTTTAACAGTAGACGAAGTAGGAACTGTCTCGTATGTAGGGGATGGTATTGCACGTGCTTACGGTTTAGAGAATGCCATGTCAGGAGAATTATTAGAGTTTGATAATGGTGTATTTGGTATGGCTCAGAACTTAGAAACTGAGAGTGTTGGTATTATCATTTTAGGTAAATATCAAGAAATCCGTGAAGGCGATAAAGTGAAACGTACTGGACGTATTATGGAAGTTCCAGTTGGAGAAGCTTTAATCGGACGCGTTGTAAATCCTTTAGGTCAGCCAATTGATGGTCTTGGTGAAATTAAAACACGCAAAACAAGACCAATTGAAGCGCAAGCACCAGGAGTTATGGCTCGTAAATCAGTTGATGAGCCTTTACAAACAGGGATCAAAGCGATTGATGCTTTAGTTCCTGTTGGACGTGGTCAACGTGAGTTAATCATTGGAGACCGTAAAACAGGTAAAACATCTGTTGCCATTGACGCAATCATTAATCAAAAAGATGAAGACATGATTTGTATTTATGTAGCAATTGGACAAAAAGAATCAACTGTAAGAAATCAAGTTGAGACACTTAAGAAATATGGTGCAATGGATTATACCATTGTTATTTCAGCCAGCGCATCTCAACCATCTCCACTGCTTTATTTAGCCCCTTATACAGGTGCAGCAATGGGAGAGGAATTTATGTATAACGGAAAACACGTATTAGTTGTTTATGATGATTTATCAAAACAAGCAGCTGCTTACCGTGAAATTTCATTACTACTTAGAAGACCTCCAGGCCGTGAAGCCTTCCCAGGGGATGTTTTCTACTTGCATTCACGTTTATTAGAAAGAGCTGCTAAGTTGAACGATTCATTAGGTGGCGGTTCTATGACTGCTTTACCATTTGTTGAAACACAAGCTGGAGATATTTCAGCCTACATTCCAACAAACGTGATTTCGATTACGGATGGTCAAATCTTCTTAGAGAGTGATTTATTCTATTCAGGTGTTCGTCCAGCGATTAACCCTGGTTTGTCTGTATCCCGTGTAGGTGGTTCAGCACAAATTAAAGCGATGAAGAGCGTTGCTGGTACATTACGTACTGACTTAGCAAGTTTCCGTGAATTAGAAGCCTTTACACAATTTGGTTCTGATTTAGATGCGGCAACACAAGCTAAATTAAACCGTGGTAAACGTACAGTAGAAGTTTTAAAACAAAATGTTCATGAACCAATCGGTGTTGAAAAACAAGTGTTGATTCTTTATGCATTAACACATGGTTTCTTAGATACTGTGCCAGTAGATGATATTTTACGTTTTGAAAAAGAATTGTTTGAATATGTTGGAAACAACTATCCAGCAATCTTTGATACAATTAAAACAACTAAAAACTTACCGAATGAAGAAGATATTAAAAAAGCGATTGATGAGTTTAAAGACATGTTTAGTTCAACTCAATTTTCAGTTGCTGATGAGTTAACACAATCCTAA
- the smpB gene encoding SsrA-binding protein SmpB yields MPKGDGSLIAQNRKARHDYAVMETIEAGMVLKGTEIKAIRSRRVNLKDGYVRVRDGEAFLVNVHISPYEQGNLFNHDPLRTRKLLMHKKQIAHLGQEAKNTGIALIPLKIYIKDGFAKVLIGVAKGKKQYDKRQDLKQKDMNREINRSLRDRQK; encoded by the coding sequence TTGCCTAAAGGTGATGGTAGTTTAATTGCTCAAAATCGAAAAGCCAGACATGATTATGCGGTCATGGAAACCATTGAAGCAGGGATGGTTTTAAAAGGAACTGAAATAAAAGCGATTAGAAGTCGACGTGTCAATTTAAAAGATGGTTATGTCAGAGTTAGGGATGGTGAAGCTTTTCTGGTTAATGTTCATATCAGCCCTTATGAACAAGGAAATTTGTTTAATCATGACCCGCTTAGAACTAGAAAACTTCTGATGCATAAGAAACAGATAGCACATTTAGGACAAGAAGCTAAGAATACAGGGATTGCTTTAATTCCATTAAAGATTTATATCAAGGATGGCTTTGCTAAAGTTTTAATTGGTGTTGCGAAGGGTAAAAAGCAATATGATAAGCGTCAAGATTTGAAACAAAAAGATATGAATCGGGAGATTAACCGTTCATTAAGAGACAGGCAGAAATAG
- the rnr gene encoding ribonuclease R yields MTNSIKETILRYLSESKKQTFSLEQIAEGLKLQKSNDFKLLVQTVAQMEREETIIFNQKGKIKLNKQEKYLEGIFRSNERGFGFVTIEGEDDDAFVSKDFTNFALEGDTVKIEILKQGSPMEGQAAEAKVVEVLTRASSQVVGIFTLYSEEDIKKSGLYGVVIPKDKKLSRYRVFIADEGIKPEDGSVVSVEITYYPDSEHTNSFEGLVKQVVGHKNDPGMDILSIVLQHGIPVEFDESTIKESEKISDVVLEEELEGRVDLRNETIVTIDGEEAKDLDDAVRVKRLDNGNYFLGVYIADVSHYVTENSPLDMEASDRATSVYLTDRVIPMLPRKLSNGICSLNPHVDRLVMACEMEINEEGQVVSHDIFEAVIHSTARMTYTAVNEILEKSNAETLEKYESLIPFFEDMASLHTILENMRSNRGAISFESREAKIIVDSEGHPIDIELRDRKEAERLIESFMLAANETIAAHYTKMKLPFIYRIHEHPKEEKVQRFFEFITNFGILVKGKKDDVSPKELQKVLDQISGKPEEPVVSMMLLRSMQQARYSEDPVGHYGLAAEDYTHFTSPIRRYPDLIVHRLIKSYVTRPIADEVKEKWNEALPEIAAHSSKMERRAVEAERDTDNMKKAEFMQDKVDQEFDGIITSITKFGMFVELSNTIEGLIHVSKLKGDYFHFVENHLALVGERTGVVYKIGQPVKIKVTKADVDTREIDFELLSAEPVSVSADLLRDSKKSKGPRREQPKSKQKGDKPSFRKDKKIPGKKKSNQPFYKKVAKNKKTKNNRKKKG; encoded by the coding sequence ATGACAAATAGTATTAAAGAAACCATCCTTCGTTATTTATCAGAAAGTAAGAAACAAACATTTTCTTTAGAACAAATAGCGGAAGGATTGAAATTACAAAAGAGCAATGATTTTAAACTACTAGTTCAAACAGTAGCTCAAATGGAGAGAGAAGAAACCATTATTTTCAATCAAAAAGGCAAGATTAAATTAAATAAACAAGAAAAATATCTTGAAGGAATCTTCCGTTCAAATGAACGAGGATTTGGCTTTGTCACGATTGAAGGCGAAGACGATGATGCCTTTGTGTCCAAAGATTTTACTAATTTTGCCCTAGAAGGTGATACAGTAAAAATCGAAATTTTAAAACAAGGTAGTCCAATGGAAGGTCAAGCAGCAGAAGCAAAAGTGGTTGAAGTATTAACACGTGCGTCTTCACAAGTTGTGGGGATATTCACTCTTTATTCAGAAGAAGACATTAAAAAGAGTGGCTTATATGGCGTAGTGATTCCAAAAGATAAAAAATTAAGTCGCTACCGTGTCTTTATTGCGGACGAAGGAATTAAGCCAGAAGATGGTAGTGTGGTTTCTGTTGAGATTACCTATTATCCAGACAGTGAACACACAAATAGTTTTGAAGGTTTAGTTAAACAAGTGGTGGGACATAAAAACGATCCAGGGATGGATATTCTATCCATTGTCTTACAACACGGTATTCCAGTTGAATTTGATGAAAGTACCATAAAGGAATCTGAAAAAATTTCCGATGTGGTTCTTGAAGAAGAGCTAGAAGGACGTGTTGATTTAAGAAACGAAACGATTGTGACCATTGACGGGGAAGAAGCTAAAGACTTAGATGATGCGGTTCGCGTCAAACGTCTTGATAATGGCAATTATTTTTTAGGTGTCTATATAGCCGATGTTTCTCATTATGTGACTGAAAATAGCCCACTAGATATGGAAGCAAGTGATCGCGCCACAAGTGTGTACTTAACAGACCGAGTGATTCCGATGTTACCAAGAAAATTATCTAATGGCATTTGTTCTCTGAATCCTCACGTAGACCGTTTAGTTATGGCTTGTGAGATGGAGATTAATGAAGAGGGACAAGTTGTTAGTCATGATATTTTTGAAGCGGTCATCCACTCAACGGCAAGAATGACCTATACAGCAGTTAATGAGATTTTAGAAAAATCAAATGCTGAGACATTAGAAAAATATGAAAGTTTGATTCCTTTCTTTGAAGATATGGCGTCACTTCATACTATCTTAGAAAATATGCGTTCTAATCGTGGAGCGATTTCATTTGAAAGTCGTGAAGCAAAAATTATCGTTGACTCAGAAGGTCATCCAATTGACATTGAGTTAAGAGATCGTAAAGAAGCTGAACGCTTGATTGAATCCTTCATGTTAGCAGCGAATGAAACCATTGCAGCTCATTATACAAAGATGAAGTTACCATTTATCTACCGAATTCATGAGCATCCAAAAGAAGAAAAAGTTCAACGATTCTTTGAGTTCATTACGAACTTCGGTATCTTAGTTAAAGGTAAAAAAGATGATGTGAGTCCAAAAGAGCTACAAAAAGTCTTAGACCAAATTTCAGGAAAACCAGAAGAGCCAGTTGTGAGTATGATGCTTTTAAGAAGTATGCAACAAGCCAGATATTCAGAAGATCCAGTGGGACATTACGGATTAGCCGCAGAAGATTATACGCATTTCACCTCACCAATTAGACGTTACCCAGATTTAATTGTTCATCGATTAATTAAATCTTATGTGACGCGACCAATTGCAGATGAAGTGAAAGAAAAGTGGAATGAAGCTCTTCCAGAGATTGCAGCGCATAGTTCTAAAATGGAGCGTCGTGCTGTTGAAGCCGAACGTGACACAGACAATATGAAGAAAGCTGAGTTCATGCAAGATAAAGTTGATCAAGAATTTGATGGAATTATTACATCAATTACGAAGTTTGGAATGTTCGTCGAATTGTCTAATACAATAGAAGGATTAATTCATGTGTCAAAATTAAAAGGGGATTATTTCCATTTTGTGGAAAATCATTTAGCGCTTGTTGGAGAGCGAACAGGGGTTGTTTATAAAATAGGACAGCCTGTTAAAATTAAGGTAACCAAAGCAGATGTTGATACAAGAGAAATTGATTTTGAATTATTATCAGCCGAACCTGTTAGCGTGTCAGCAGATCTACTGAGAGATTCGAAAAAAAGCAAAGGCCCTCGCCGTGAGCAACCAAAATCAAAACAAAAAGGGGATAAGCCTTCTTTCCGAAAAGATAAAAAAATACCTGGTAAGAAAAAAAGCAATCAACCTTTTTATAAAAAAGTAGCGAAAAACAAAAAAACAAAAAATAATCGTAAGAAAAAGGGGTGA
- a CDS encoding 2-hydroxymuconate tautomerase, with protein sequence MPIVHIELLEGRTQEQKNAMVKEVTEAIVKTTGAKEEAVHIVITDMEKGNYAVGGKTKA encoded by the coding sequence ATGCCAATCGTTCATATTGAATTATTAGAGGGTCGCACCCAAGAACAAAAAAACGCTATGGTTAAAGAAGTCACTGAAGCTATTGTTAAAACAACAGGAGCCAAAGAAGAAGCCGTTCATATTGTGATTACAGATATGGAAAAAGGAAATTATGCAGTTGGTGGAAAAACAAAAGCTTAA
- the secG gene encoding preprotein translocase subunit SecG, translating into MYQLLLTIMLILSVLIIIAVMMQPSKQNSAASAFSGGASELFGKTKARGFEAFMQKATAVLGVAWVAIAIALAFLSSK; encoded by the coding sequence ATGTATCAACTCTTATTAACCATTATGCTTATTTTATCAGTATTAATTATTATTGCTGTTATGATGCAACCAAGTAAACAAAATAGTGCAGCAAGCGCCTTTTCAGGTGGAGCTAGCGAATTGTTTGGGAAAACAAAAGCAAGAGGCTTTGAAGCCTTCATGCAAAAAGCAACGGCTGTTTTAGGTGTTGCTTGGGTAGCTATTGCAATTGCATTAGCGTTTTTATCATCAAAATAA
- the atpF gene encoding F0F1 ATP synthase subunit B: MINQLVVANTGQSMLSTILFVSVSFLVLLLALKKFAWGPVVNMMQDRENKIASDIDNAEKSKIEADKLEKQRLMELKQSRTEAQNIIAQAKDTAENNAHGILLEAQEHATRIKKQAQEDLRIERERMIDEAKKEVADLSIEIASKILKKELSANTHQELIQTSIEKLGVEDDE, encoded by the coding sequence ATGATCAACCAATTAGTAGTGGCTAATACAGGTCAAAGTATGCTAAGTACAATTCTTTTCGTTTCTGTTTCATTTCTGGTATTGTTACTAGCTTTGAAAAAGTTTGCATGGGGACCTGTAGTTAATATGATGCAAGATCGTGAAAATAAAATTGCATCAGACATCGATAATGCAGAAAAGTCTAAAATTGAAGCTGATAAGTTAGAGAAACAAAGACTAATGGAACTTAAACAGTCACGTACTGAAGCACAAAATATTATTGCTCAAGCAAAAGATACAGCGGAGAACAATGCTCATGGTATTTTACTTGAAGCACAAGAGCACGCGACAAGAATCAAAAAACAAGCACAAGAAGATTTACGTATTGAACGTGAACGAATGATTGATGAAGCGAAAAAAGAAGTTGCAGACTTATCTATTGAAATTGCTTCCAAAATTCTTAAGAAGGAATTGTCGGCGAACACTCATCAAGAGTTGATTCAAACTAGTATTGAAAAGCTAGGAGTCGAAGATGATGAATAG
- the atpE gene encoding ATP synthase F0 subunit C, which translates to MQYLAAAIAVFGASIGAAYGNGKVISKTLESMTRQPEMSGQLRGTMFIGVALIEAVPILGVVIALILVFK; encoded by the coding sequence ATGCAATATCTTGCAGCAGCAATCGCAGTTTTTGGCGCTTCAATCGGAGCAGCTTATGGTAATGGTAAAGTAATTTCTAAAACACTTGAGTCAATGACTCGTCAACCTGAAATGTCAGGTCAATTAAGAGGAACAATGTTTATCGGGGTAGCCTTAATCGAGGCCGTGCCAATTTTAGGTGTGGTTATTGCCTTAATATTGGTTTTCAAATAG
- a CDS encoding alpha/beta hydrolase, translating into MLPTELYFKNGEKAILLLHAYTGSPNDVRMLARKLERAGYTVLAPMFSGHGTIDPMNILNMTPQVWYEDAKKALQQLKNDGYEEIAVFGLSMGGLFAMKLIEEFPNEFVAGGAFCSPLSPGSDQQIYPNFLKYCEFMYKKTSNSPNELQQKLDMIKEPLKNQLQAILEVTDKTSENLTTIKIPIFLAQSALDEMIDSQGVYDVAKRLGQTSHEIHWYPNSTHVITVSKERQLFEEDVQSFLSHIPWKKE; encoded by the coding sequence ATGTTACCGACGGAATTGTATTTTAAAAATGGGGAAAAAGCGATTCTGCTATTACATGCTTATACAGGTAGCCCAAATGATGTAAGAATGTTGGCTAGAAAATTGGAAAGAGCGGGCTATACGGTGTTAGCACCCATGTTTTCTGGGCACGGAACAATTGATCCAATGAACATCTTGAACATGACACCACAAGTTTGGTATGAAGATGCAAAAAAAGCACTACAACAATTAAAAAATGATGGTTACGAGGAAATTGCGGTCTTTGGTTTATCAATGGGAGGATTATTCGCCATGAAATTAATCGAAGAATTTCCTAATGAGTTTGTTGCAGGAGGCGCATTTTGCTCTCCACTTAGTCCAGGAAGCGACCAACAAATTTATCCAAACTTTTTAAAGTACTGTGAATTTATGTATAAAAAAACAAGCAATTCACCAAACGAATTACAACAAAAATTAGATATGATAAAAGAACCTTTAAAAAATCAACTTCAAGCTATTTTAGAAGTGACAGATAAAACGTCAGAAAACTTAACAACAATTAAAATTCCGATATTTCTAGCACAATCAGCGCTAGATGAAATGATTGATAGTCAGGGTGTTTACGATGTAGCTAAACGCCTAGGACAAACATCTCATGAAATCCACTGGTATCCAAACAGTACTCATGTTATTACAGTTAGTAAGGAACGCCAGTTGTTTGAAGAAGATGTGCAGAGTTTCTTAAGTCATATCCCATGGAAGAAGGAATGA
- the preA gene encoding NAD-dependent dihydropyrimidine dehydrogenase subunit PreA: MINKDLSIDFLGVRFENPFCLSSSPVGNCYDMCKKAYEVGWGGVVFKTIGPEHFVVDEVSPRFDILTKESTPFVGFKNMEQIAEHSLEENLADLRKLKEEFPEKVLIASIMGTNEEDWEELARLVEEAGADMIEMNLSCPQMTSHAMGSDVGTSPELCRTYCAAVKRGSKLPMMAKMTPNVTDMVPVAKASLEGGADGIATINTIKSIANVDLQHKIGLPAVNGKSSISGYSGKAVKPIALRFMQQLRTADGLEQLPISGIGGIETWEDAAEFILLGASTLQVTTGIMQYGYRIVEDMKNGLMHYMDEQGVEKLEELVGLATKNIIPAEDLDRDYKVYPVIDLDKCIACGRCYISCYDGAHQAIIWDDENRVPHCNTEKCVGCHLCTLVCPVGAISKGRVEMKPGRVGKASDKVII, encoded by the coding sequence ATGATTAACAAAGACTTATCGATTGATTTTTTAGGAGTAAGGTTTGAGAATCCATTTTGTTTATCATCTTCACCAGTAGGTAATTGCTATGATATGTGTAAAAAGGCTTATGAAGTAGGTTGGGGTGGGGTTGTTTTTAAAACAATTGGACCTGAACATTTCGTAGTCGATGAAGTATCTCCAAGATTTGATATCTTAACTAAAGAAAGCACTCCTTTTGTAGGATTTAAAAATATGGAACAAATTGCTGAGCATTCACTTGAAGAGAACTTAGCTGATTTAAGAAAATTAAAAGAAGAATTTCCTGAAAAAGTGTTGATTGCTTCGATTATGGGAACTAATGAAGAAGACTGGGAAGAATTAGCACGTTTAGTTGAAGAAGCTGGTGCTGATATGATTGAGATGAATCTATCTTGTCCACAAATGACTTCTCATGCTATGGGTTCAGATGTGGGAACTAGTCCTGAGTTATGTCGTACCTATTGTGCTGCAGTAAAAAGAGGTTCTAAATTACCAATGATGGCAAAAATGACACCAAACGTGACAGATATGGTACCTGTTGCTAAAGCTTCACTTGAAGGCGGAGCAGACGGCATTGCAACAATTAATACCATTAAATCAATTGCTAATGTGGATTTACAACATAAAATAGGATTACCAGCTGTTAATGGAAAATCTTCTATTTCAGGCTATTCTGGTAAGGCAGTTAAACCTATTGCCTTAAGATTTATGCAGCAACTTAGAACAGCAGACGGATTGGAACAACTACCTATTTCTGGTATTGGTGGGATTGAAACCTGGGAAGATGCTGCTGAGTTTATCTTACTAGGCGCATCAACTTTACAAGTAACAACAGGCATTATGCAGTATGGTTACCGAATTGTAGAAGACATGAAAAATGGTTTGATGCATTACATGGATGAACAAGGTGTTGAAAAATTGGAAGAGTTAGTTGGTTTAGCAACTAAAAACATTATTCCAGCAGAAGACTTAGACCGTGATTATAAAGTCTATCCAGTGATTGATCTGGATAAATGTATTGCGTGTGGTCGTTGCTATATTTCTTGTTATGACGGCGCCCATCAAGCAATTATTTGGGACGATGAGAACCGTGTCCCTCACTGTAATACAGAAAAATGTGTGGGTTGTCACTTGTGTACGTTAGTTTGTCCAGTGGGAGCTATTAGTAAAGGTCGTGTTGAGATGAAGCCGGGACGTGTTGGGAAAGCTTCAGATAAGGTTATTATTTAA